Proteins found in one Arachis stenosperma cultivar V10309 chromosome 8, arast.V10309.gnm1.PFL2, whole genome shotgun sequence genomic segment:
- the LOC130944788 gene encoding putative EG45-like domain containing protein 1 isoform X2, whose translation MPPMHKHKVSVHLLSFQALVFFLSIFIHFSHCDVGTASHYGPPFLPCYGKDASEFPSSNMFASAGEGIWDNGAACGRQYQVRCISAAAPRTCIPGQLIQIKIVDRAQSTVSRPSRDGTSMVLSTTAFQAIANASASLINIEFQQV comes from the exons ATGCCGCCTATGCACAAGCACAAGGTTTCTGTTCATCTTCTATCCTTCCAGGCCCTCGTTTTTTTCTTATCAATTTTCATTCACTTCTCTCATTGTGATGTTGGCACTGCTTCTCACTACGGTCCTCCCTTTTTAC CATGTTACGGTAAAGACGCATCAGAGTTTCCATCGAGCAACATGTTTGCATCAGCAGGAGAAGGCATATGGGACAATGGTGCTGCATGTGGTAGGCAGTATCAGGTGAGGTGCATCAGTGCAGCCGCACCTAGAACCTGCATTCCTGGCCAGTTGATCCAGATCAAGATCGTCGATCGCGCACAATCAACGGTCTCTAGGCCTTCCAGGGATGGAACTTCCATGGTCCTCTCCACCACTGCATTCCAGGCCATTGCAAATGCCTCTGCTTCTTTGATCAACATTGAATTTCAACA GGTTTAA
- the LOC130944787 gene encoding uncharacterized protein LOC130944787 → MAKKNAQESYQRVQEAKAKSRARSGGSKAVVSPPPPPPPRNVGTPSQPIVISSSSNLARPLPSAQPFSEPESKKRKTSESGPSWEGGVRAEALAFVRKNIYPLINMDDVSVRKHLATLTEESFRAAGVCGKLLDMFEKTPLSSLGTSPKVEELEERLLMFEKHQKELKEERDKLRKERDDLRKKESELRAQCTMEVNLRKAAQESYQSLFKDMVEVKKDLLNSRTAYADLEDSIADGAEESWRIFLEQVRVIAPDLDLSPLHPDKVVIDGAIVDPPVPEVLSESDLKTRGQRIIESPPHSKDAPSSSTPAPTSSLAPPSSPGDVPHGGGDSKK, encoded by the coding sequence atggcaaagaaaaatgctcaagaGTCCTACCAGAGGGTGCAGGAAGCCAAGGCAAAGTCTCGAGCCAGGTCCGGGGGTTCCAAGGCGGTcgtctctcctcctcctcctcctcctcctagaAATGTGGGTACTCCCTCTCAGCCTATTGTTATTTCCTCCTCCTCAAATTTGGCTCGACCACTCCCTTCTGCCCAACCGTTCTCCGAGCCAGAGAgtaagaagcgcaagacttcagagtctggccCTTCTTGGGAAGGTGGTGTTAGGGCGGAGGCTCTTGccttcgtccgaaagaacatctatccacTTATcaatatggatgatgtttctgttcggaaACACCTTGCCACTCTGACCGAAGAAAGTTTTAGGGCGGCGGGAgtttgtggcaaacttttggacatGTTTGAGAAGACTCCTCTTAGCTCTCTGGGGACTTCCCCAAAGGTCGAGGAGCTGGAGGAGAGGCTTCTTATGTTTGAAAAACATCAGAAGGAGTTAAAGGAGGAGAGGGATAAGTTAAGGAAGGAGAGAGACGACCTCCGGAAGAAGGAGAGCGAGCTGCGAGCCCAATGTACTATGGAGGTAAATTTAAGGAAGGCAGCCCAGGAGAGTTACCAAAGCCTATTTAAAGATATGGTGGAGGTGAAGAAGGATTTGCTGAACTCTCGGACTGCTTATGCTGActtggaggactctatcgccgatggcgccgaggagtcttggagaattttcctaGAGCAGGTCAGGGTTATAGcccccgacttggatctttctccattacatcctgacaaagtggtgattgatggcgccattgttgatccTCCTGTTCCCGAGGTCCTTTCAGAGTCAGACCtaaagactcgggggcagaggattatagagtctcctcctcattccaaagatgctccgagttcttcTACTCCTGCTCCGACTTCCTCTTTAGCTCCTCCTTCCAGCCCTGGTGATGTTCCTCATGGTGGTGGTGATTCCAAAAAATGA
- the LOC130944788 gene encoding EG45-like domain containing protein isoform X1 yields the protein MPPMHKHKVSVHLLSFQALVFFLSIFIHFSHCDVGTASHYGPPFLPTACYGKDASEFPSSNMFASAGEGIWDNGAACGRQYQVRCISAAAPRTCIPGQLIQIKIVDRAQSTVSRPSRDGTSMVLSTTAFQAIANASASLINIEFQQV from the exons ATGCCGCCTATGCACAAGCACAAGGTTTCTGTTCATCTTCTATCCTTCCAGGCCCTCGTTTTTTTCTTATCAATTTTCATTCACTTCTCTCATTGTGATGTTGGCACTGCTTCTCACTACGGTCCTCCCTTTTTAC CCACAGCATGTTACGGTAAAGACGCATCAGAGTTTCCATCGAGCAACATGTTTGCATCAGCAGGAGAAGGCATATGGGACAATGGTGCTGCATGTGGTAGGCAGTATCAGGTGAGGTGCATCAGTGCAGCCGCACCTAGAACCTGCATTCCTGGCCAGTTGATCCAGATCAAGATCGTCGATCGCGCACAATCAACGGTCTCTAGGCCTTCCAGGGATGGAACTTCCATGGTCCTCTCCACCACTGCATTCCAGGCCATTGCAAATGCCTCTGCTTCTTTGATCAACATTGAATTTCAACA GGTTTAA